The following proteins are co-located in the Dyadobacter chenwenxiniae genome:
- a CDS encoding DUF502 domain-containing protein codes for MESKNSVLKRIIRYFIRGLVLVAPLYATGLIIWTGVQYLDNIISIDIPISNNQYVYLPGLGIVLIILFIILLGFFFSTIVPQSFVKFAESIMRRIPLVSLIYYSIKDLILAFVGDKKKFNQPVLVTMYKETQIKKIGFITQTDLSHLNIADHVAVYMPLSYSLSGELFIVPSEHVVVLNASSTDVMKMLVSGGVSVKVPREETAEED; via the coding sequence ATGGAAAGTAAGAATTCTGTTTTAAAACGCATTATCCGCTATTTTATCCGCGGACTTGTCCTTGTGGCGCCTTTGTATGCGACGGGGCTGATTATCTGGACGGGCGTACAATATCTGGATAACATTATTTCGATTGACATTCCCATTTCCAACAATCAATATGTATATCTGCCCGGCCTGGGCATTGTGCTGATCATTCTGTTCATCATTTTGCTGGGCTTTTTCTTTTCGACCATTGTTCCGCAGTCATTCGTCAAATTCGCAGAAAGCATAATGCGGCGCATCCCGCTGGTGAGCCTCATTTATTATTCCATTAAAGACTTGATTCTGGCTTTTGTAGGGGATAAAAAGAAATTCAATCAGCCCGTGCTCGTGACGATGTACAAGGAAACACAGATCAAAAAGATTGGCTTTATTACGCAAACTGATCTCAGCCACCTCAACATTGCCGATCATGTCGCCGTTTACATGCCCCTGTCCTACTCATTATCAGGAGAGTTGTTCATTGTTCCATCCGAGCATGTCGTGGTGCTGAATGCGAGTTCAACGGACGTGATGAAAATGCTTGTTTCGGGCGGTGTTTCTGTCAAAGTTCCGCGGGAAGAAACCGCTGAGGAAGATTAA
- a CDS encoding 3-phosphoshikimate 1-carboxyvinyltransferase yields MKSILVHPPQKSIRAEIRLAASKSECNRALIINALTGFECELSNISEARDSQTMLRLLNSNETVADVIDAGTTMRFLTAYFAVTDQTKIMTGTPRMCERPIGILVDALRVLGADIEYEKETGYPPLKLNGFAYSGQNEIVMRGDVSSQYISALLLIAPSLPSGLKINLEGEVGSKPYIEMTLNQMAHFGIEYKADWHTNTIIIPPFKYQPHPYAIESDWSGASYWYSIVALADDAEVELLGLKKDSLQGDSAIVDIMRHLGVESVFTDRGVLLTKIAPAASIGWDFTDCPDLAQTVAVCCAVKGISLSLTGIESLKIKETDRVFALQQELQKLGAKLTEVEKDHLYEVSQIPGFERKETPSIHTYDDHRMAMAFAPAGMVAPIIIEEPGVVVKSYPGYWKDLSVVTTWEEV; encoded by the coding sequence GTGAAATCCATTCTAGTCCACCCACCCCAAAAATCCATACGCGCAGAAATACGACTTGCGGCATCCAAAAGTGAATGCAACCGTGCTTTGATCATCAACGCCCTGACCGGTTTTGAATGTGAGCTTTCCAATATCTCCGAAGCCCGCGATTCACAAACCATGCTCAGGCTGCTCAATTCCAACGAAACGGTCGCTGATGTGATTGATGCGGGAACAACCATGCGTTTTCTGACAGCCTATTTCGCGGTGACTGATCAAACCAAAATTATGACGGGCACGCCACGCATGTGTGAAAGGCCGATTGGAATTCTGGTGGACGCATTAAGGGTTTTGGGTGCAGACATTGAATATGAAAAAGAAACAGGTTACCCACCATTGAAACTGAATGGTTTTGCCTATTCCGGCCAAAACGAGATCGTTATGCGCGGTGATGTAAGCAGCCAGTATATTTCAGCTTTGCTGCTGATTGCACCCAGTTTGCCCAGCGGCCTGAAAATTAACCTGGAAGGTGAAGTCGGTTCCAAGCCTTATATCGAAATGACACTGAATCAAATGGCTCATTTTGGTATCGAATACAAGGCGGATTGGCATACAAACACCATTATAATCCCTCCTTTCAAATATCAGCCGCACCCTTATGCCATCGAGTCAGATTGGTCAGGCGCGAGTTACTGGTATAGCATTGTGGCACTGGCGGACGATGCGGAAGTGGAATTGCTGGGATTGAAAAAAGACTCATTACAAGGTGATAGCGCCATTGTCGACATTATGCGTCATCTGGGCGTGGAAAGTGTTTTTACTGACAGAGGCGTTCTCTTGACCAAAATTGCTCCGGCAGCATCCATAGGATGGGATTTCACCGATTGCCCCGATCTTGCACAAACCGTTGCCGTTTGCTGTGCAGTAAAAGGCATCAGTTTGTCACTAACCGGCATTGAAAGCTTAAAAATAAAGGAAACCGACCGCGTTTTTGCTTTGCAGCAGGAATTGCAAAAGTTGGGTGCAAAATTGACAGAAGTGGAAAAAGACCATCTCTATGAAGTTTCTCAGATTCCAGGTTTTGAGCGAAAAGAAACGCCTTCCATCCACACGTATGATGACCACCGCATGGCTATGGCATTTGCGCCAGCGGGAATGGTGGCTCCTATCATTATTGAAGAGCCCGGTGTTGTTGTAAAATCCTATCCTGGTTATTGGAAAGACCTTTCTGTGGTTACAACCTGGGAGGAGGTCTGA
- the mltG gene encoding endolytic transglycosylase MltG encodes MSRNFKVGLFVTIAILTTTFTFYFWQIFKTPNLQVDKQSSFALLIPEKATYKTVLDSLNKHDVINDHISFQFLAKLLNYPDKVKPGRYVIKPGSNNYEVVKKLAAGNQDAVKLTFNNIRLKEDLITRIGSRFEFGEENFRKALNDPAVCNKYGLDTLTIVSMFLPNTYEVYWTTGTEKFLDRMHSEYKKYWTDERVAKAKAIGLTPVQVSILASIVEEEQARKVDERAKVAGLYINRLNAQMPLQADPTIKFALQDFAIKRILNGQLLIKSPYNTYANVGLPPGPIRVADLNSLNAVLNYDKHDYVYMCAKADLSGYHAFATNYADHLNNARMYQAELNRLKIMK; translated from the coding sequence ATGTCGCGTAATTTCAAAGTAGGGTTGTTTGTAACAATAGCAATTCTTACCACCACATTTACATTTTATTTTTGGCAGATATTCAAAACGCCGAATTTGCAAGTAGACAAGCAGTCGAGCTTTGCATTGCTGATTCCCGAAAAGGCTACATATAAGACTGTTTTGGACTCATTGAATAAGCATGATGTGATCAATGACCATATTTCGTTTCAGTTTTTGGCCAAACTTTTAAATTATCCGGACAAGGTTAAGCCGGGAAGATATGTGATCAAGCCTGGTTCCAATAACTACGAGGTTGTTAAGAAGCTTGCCGCCGGAAATCAGGACGCGGTGAAGCTGACATTCAACAACATCAGGCTGAAAGAAGACCTGATTACCAGGATTGGTAGTCGTTTTGAGTTTGGGGAAGAGAATTTTAGAAAGGCTCTGAATGATCCGGCGGTTTGTAATAAATACGGACTGGATACGCTGACAATCGTTTCCATGTTTTTGCCAAACACTTACGAAGTTTACTGGACAACCGGCACGGAAAAATTCCTCGACCGGATGCACAGCGAGTATAAGAAATACTGGACAGACGAGAGGGTCGCAAAAGCAAAAGCGATTGGCTTGACACCCGTGCAAGTTTCTATTCTGGCATCCATTGTGGAAGAGGAGCAGGCGCGCAAAGTGGATGAAAGAGCCAAAGTGGCAGGACTTTACATCAACCGCCTGAACGCGCAGATGCCCTTGCAAGCCGACCCGACTATTAAATTCGCTTTGCAGGATTTTGCTATCAAGCGCATTTTGAACGGTCAGCTTTTGATAAAATCCCCTTATAATACATATGCAAACGTAGGTTTACCTCCCGGCCCGATCCGCGTTGCAGACCTCAATTCACTGAATGCTGTGCTTAATTATGACAAGCACGATTACGTATATATGTGCGCCAAGGCGGACCTCTCGGGTTACCATGCATTTGCGACCAATTATGCGGATCACCTGAACAATGCGCGCATGTATCAGGCCGAATTGAACCGACTCAAAATCATGAAATAA
- a CDS encoding Ldh family oxidoreductase, producing MYQASYLKHFTEEVFLAIGCSPEEAKLASTVLVSADLRGVDSHGIARLAGYVRLYDHGRLNPKPEVKVVYETPSTAVVDGDRGLGLVVAPKAMEIAMEKAEKVGSGWVSVRNSNHFGIAGYHAMLALEKDMIGWTMTNAAPLVTPTFSLDKLLGTNPIAVAVPALTEPAFVADFASTAVAYGKFEILQRKGLPAPLGWAQDAEGNATTDSNAVKSGGGLLPLGSDREHGSHKGYGLGAIVDIFSGVLSGANFGPWVPPFATAGFMTAQQGVGLGTGHFLGAMRVDGFRPADDFKQDMDKWIKAFRGARAVDGQKVLIPGDPERESEADRSVNGIHLLEPVVLSLDELAKRFGIPFEINL from the coding sequence ATGTATCAGGCCAGTTATTTAAAACATTTCACGGAGGAGGTTTTTCTTGCCATCGGATGCTCGCCGGAAGAGGCTAAACTCGCTTCAACGGTCCTGGTAAGTGCCGATCTGCGTGGTGTGGATTCTCATGGCATTGCCCGTTTGGCCGGTTATGTGCGTCTGTATGATCACGGAAGGCTGAACCCGAAACCGGAAGTGAAAGTGGTTTATGAAACACCAAGTACTGCCGTTGTGGATGGCGATAGGGGCTTGGGCCTCGTGGTAGCGCCGAAAGCGATGGAAATTGCGATGGAAAAGGCCGAAAAGGTTGGTTCCGGCTGGGTTTCTGTTCGTAATTCAAACCATTTTGGCATTGCCGGATATCATGCCATGCTGGCTTTGGAGAAGGATATGATTGGCTGGACTATGACCAATGCTGCACCATTGGTAACGCCTACATTTTCATTGGATAAATTATTGGGAACGAATCCGATAGCCGTTGCTGTGCCCGCGTTGACGGAACCTGCATTTGTAGCAGATTTTGCTTCAACCGCTGTTGCTTATGGTAAATTTGAAATATTGCAGCGCAAAGGTTTGCCTGCTCCGCTCGGTTGGGCGCAGGATGCTGAGGGAAATGCTACAACAGATTCCAACGCTGTAAAAAGTGGGGGAGGTTTGCTTCCGCTGGGCTCTGACCGGGAGCATGGAAGCCACAAAGGTTATGGGTTAGGGGCCATTGTAGACATATTTTCGGGTGTGCTTTCGGGCGCTAATTTTGGCCCGTGGGTTCCACCGTTCGCAACTGCCGGATTTATGACGGCGCAGCAAGGCGTAGGATTGGGAACCGGACATTTCCTGGGTGCCATGCGTGTGGACGGCTTCCGGCCAGCCGATGATTTTAAACAGGACATGGACAAATGGATCAAGGCCTTCCGCGGCGCGCGGGCTGTGGATGGTCAAAAAGTGCTTATTCCCGGTGATCCTGAACGCGAGAGTGAAGCAGATCGTAGCGTGAATGGCATTCATTTGCTCGAACCCGTCGTTTTGTCATTGGACGAGCTTGCAAAGCGATTTGGCATACCGTTTGAAATTAATTTATAA